Proteins from a genomic interval of uncultured Fusobacterium sp.:
- a CDS encoding peptidylprolyl isomerase, with amino-acid sequence MKITENAVVTLEFKVYDNDTNELLEDTKEVGPFFYIHGIGAFVPKVEETLEGKERGFKTVMTLTPEEGYGEYDEDLIMEMSKEDFADFDDIYEGMEFVADMEDDETGEESEQEFVITSIEDDVVTTDGNHPFAGRNLRFEVEVTGVREASEVELEHGHPHFEGFED; translated from the coding sequence ATGAAAATTACTGAAAATGCAGTTGTAACACTAGAATTTAAAGTTTATGATAATGATACAAATGAGCTTTTAGAAGATACAAAAGAAGTTGGTCCTTTCTTCTATATCCACGGAATCGGGGCTTTTGTTCCTAAAGTTGAAGAAACTCTTGAAGGAAAAGAAAGAGGATTTAAAACTGTTATGACTCTTACTCCTGAAGAAGGATATGGAGAGTATGATGAAGATCTTATTATGGAAATGAGCAAAGAAGATTTTGCTGACTTTGATGATATCTATGAAGGAATGGAATTTGTTGCTGACATGGAAGATGATGAAACTGGAGAAGAAAGTGAACAAGAGTTCGTTATCACTTCAATAGAAGATGATGTTGTAACTACAGATGGTAACCATCCATTTGCTGGAAGAAACTTAAGATTTGAAGTTGAGGTTACAGGAGTTAGAGAAGCTTCAGAAGTTGAGCTTGAACATGGACACCCTCACTTTGAAGGATTTGAAGACTAA
- a CDS encoding SDR family oxidoreductase, producing MNVLITGATGGIGQALIEVFYKNSWNILAVGRNNKILEDLKLKYKDRIEIYSRDISKEKEIIEFLEEIKDREINLLINGAGIGEIGEFENISLIEEQKMININIQALLILTKYFYKKMLKRKEGGIINISSTAGFQVGGPLMCGYYATKAYVNSLTFGLIEENQEKNIKIMLLCPGPTATNFKGMKREIEGVKKFYITTPEEVANQCYRDYISGKKLSIPGKINKALYYINKFIPWKIQLRNIKKIQEKKYKETLK from the coding sequence ATGAATGTTTTGATAACAGGAGCAACAGGGGGTATAGGTCAAGCTTTAATTGAGGTATTTTATAAAAATAGTTGGAATATACTAGCTGTTGGACGAAATAATAAAATATTAGAAGATTTAAAATTAAAGTATAAGGATAGAATAGAAATATATAGTAGAGATATTAGTAAAGAAAAGGAGATAATAGAATTTTTAGAGGAGATTAAAGATAGAGAGATAAATTTGTTAATTAATGGAGCTGGAATAGGAGAGATAGGAGAATTTGAAAATATATCATTAATTGAGGAACAAAAGATGATAAATATTAATATTCAAGCTCTTTTGATACTGACTAAATATTTTTATAAGAAGATGTTAAAGAGAAAAGAGGGAGGAATAATTAATATCTCATCTACAGCAGGTTTTCAAGTTGGAGGACCTTTAATGTGTGGTTACTATGCTACAAAGGCTTATGTGAATAGTTTAACTTTTGGACTTATAGAGGAAAATCAAGAGAAGAATATAAAGATAATGTTATTATGTCCCGGACCTACAGCAACTAATTTTAAGGGGATGAAAAGGGAAATAGAGGGAGTAAAAAAATTCTATATAACTACTCCAGAAGAAGTAGCTAATCAATGTTATAGAGATTATATTTCAGGAAAAAAACTTTCGATCCCCGGTAAGATAAATAAAGCCTTGTATTATATAAATAAGTTTATTCCTTGGAAAATACAATTGAGAAATATAAAAAAAATCCAAGAAAAGAAGTATAAAGAAACTCTTAAATAG
- a CDS encoding fructose-specific PTS transporter subunit EIIC, protein MKKNNLFSENCINLNLKGSTKSEIIDELVEMLNVAGKLNDKEEYKKQILKRESQSSTGLEEGIAIPHAKTAAVKIPSIAFGISKNGVDYESLDGEPSKLFFMIAAPANASDTHIEILSKLTTMLLDDDIREKLLEVKTPQEVIDILSLENEVGEEEKEEVKIKNSEFPEVLAVTACPTGIAHTYMAADALIKKAKELGINIKVETNGSTGVKNKLTDEEIKNAKGIIVAADKNVEMARFDGKNVEIVPVKEGIKNPEGLIKNALNQTAPIYKADGKSSGVSNKKEKTGFYKHLMSGVSNMLPFVVGGGILIALSFMFGITASNPSDPNYSPIAKLLNDIGGGNAFFLMVPVMAGFIGMSIADRPGFAPAMVGGLISLNNGGGFLGGLIGGFLGGYTVVLLKKVFSKLPQSFEGLKPVLLYPLFGIFITGALMYGLIVDPIAALNNGVTEFLKSLGTGNLVLLGIVLAAMMATDMGGPINKAAFTFGIMMITAGDYAPHAAVMAGGMVPPLGIALATTFFKNKFTKDEIDAGKTCYIMGLSFITEGAIPFAAADPVRVIPASIIGAGLAGGLTMFFKVQLPAPHGGIFVFPVVTHPMMYLLSIVLGSVVTALILGFIKKPVQE, encoded by the coding sequence ATGAAAAAAAATAATCTTTTTTCTGAAAATTGTATAAATTTAAATTTAAAAGGAAGTACAAAAAGTGAAATAATTGATGAACTAGTTGAAATGCTTAATGTAGCAGGAAAACTAAATGATAAAGAGGAATATAAAAAACAAATTTTAAAAAGAGAATCTCAAAGTTCAACAGGATTGGAAGAGGGAATTGCAATACCTCATGCTAAAACAGCAGCTGTAAAAATTCCTAGTATAGCTTTTGGAATTTCTAAAAATGGAGTTGATTATGAATCTTTAGATGGAGAGCCTTCTAAACTATTCTTTATGATAGCGGCTCCAGCTAATGCTTCAGATACTCATATAGAGATACTTTCAAAATTAACAACAATGCTTTTAGATGATGATATTAGAGAAAAATTATTAGAAGTAAAAACTCCACAAGAGGTAATAGATATACTTTCATTAGAAAATGAAGTTGGAGAAGAGGAAAAAGAAGAAGTTAAAATAAAGAACAGTGAATTTCCAGAAGTTTTAGCAGTAACAGCTTGTCCGACTGGAATTGCTCATACATATATGGCAGCAGATGCTTTAATAAAGAAAGCAAAAGAGTTAGGAATAAATATAAAAGTAGAAACTAATGGTTCAACAGGAGTAAAAAATAAACTTACTGATGAAGAGATAAAAAATGCAAAGGGAATCATAGTTGCTGCTGATAAAAATGTAGAGATGGCAAGATTTGATGGTAAAAATGTAGAAATAGTTCCTGTAAAAGAGGGAATAAAAAATCCTGAGGGACTTATAAAAAATGCTCTTAACCAAACAGCACCTATATATAAAGCTGATGGAAAGTCTTCAGGAGTTTCAAATAAAAAGGAAAAAACAGGATTTTATAAACATCTTATGTCAGGGGTATCAAATATGCTACCATTTGTTGTTGGTGGAGGAATACTTATAGCACTTTCATTTATGTTTGGTATCACTGCTTCTAACCCTAGCGATCCTAATTATAGTCCAATAGCTAAGCTTTTAAATGATATTGGAGGAGGAAATGCATTCTTCTTAATGGTACCTGTTATGGCAGGTTTTATAGGAATGAGCATTGCAGATAGACCGGGATTTGCTCCTGCAATGGTTGGAGGATTAATTTCTTTAAATAATGGTGGAGGATTCTTAGGAGGACTTATTGGAGGATTCCTTGGTGGTTATACAGTTGTTCTATTGAAAAAAGTTTTTAGCAAACTTCCACAAAGTTTTGAGGGATTAAAACCAGTTCTTCTATATCCATTATTTGGAATTTTTATAACAGGTGCATTAATGTATGGACTTATAGTTGATCCTATTGCTGCTCTTAATAATGGAGTAACAGAGTTTTTAAAATCTCTTGGAACAGGAAACTTAGTTCTTCTTGGAATTGTTCTTGCAGCTATGATGGCAACTGATATGGGAGGGCCAATTAATAAAGCAGCATTTACATTTGGAATTATGATGATAACTGCTGGAGATTATGCACCTCACGCTGCTGTAATGGCAGGAGGAATGGTTCCACCTTTAGGAATAGCACTTGCAACAACTTTCTTTAAAAATAAATTTACAAAAGACGAGATAGATGCAGGAAAAACTTGCTATATTATGGGGCTTTCATTTATTACAGAGGGAGCAATTCCATTTGCAGCAGCAGACCCTGTAAGAGTTATACCAGCAAGTATAATAGGAGCTGGGCTAGCTGGAGGGCTTACAATGTTCTTTAAAGTACAATTACCAGCACCACATGGAGGAATATTTGTATTCCCAGTAGTTACACATCCAATGATGTATCTGCTATCAATAGTTTTAGGTTCAGTAGTTACAGCTTTAATCTTAGGATTTATTAAAAAACCAGTACAAGAATAA
- a CDS encoding histidine triad nucleotide-binding protein encodes MATIFTKIINREIPATIVYETDTVLAFKDIAPAAPIHILVVPKKEIPTINDITPEDKNIIGDMYLAIAHIAKELGIAEQGYRVITNCNEYGGQEVFHLHFHLLGGKKMGALA; translated from the coding sequence ATGGCTACTATATTTACTAAAATTATAAATAGAGAGATCCCTGCAACTATAGTTTATGAAACTGATACAGTATTGGCATTTAAAGATATCGCCCCTGCTGCCCCTATTCATATTCTAGTTGTTCCTAAAAAAGAGATTCCTACTATCAATGATATAACTCCTGAAGATAAAAATATAATAGGAGATATGTATCTTGCTATTGCTCATATAGCTAAAGAGCTTGGAATAGCTGAACAAGGATATAGAGTTATTACAAACTGTAATGAATATGGTGGACAAGAAGTTTTCCATCTTCACTTCCATTTACTTGGTGGTAAAAAAATGGGAGCTCTTGCATAA
- the rpiB gene encoding ribose 5-phosphate isomerase B — MKIALGADHGGFELKEKIKAHLIEKGYEVLDLGTHSTESVDYPTFGHAVGHAVVDKKADYGVLVCGTGIGISIAANKVPGVRAALCTNTTMARLTREHNNANILAMGGRIVGDVLALEMVDIFLATEFQGGRHEKRVDAIENI, encoded by the coding sequence ATGAAAATTGCTTTAGGTGCTGATCACGGAGGATTTGAATTAAAAGAAAAAATAAAAGCACACCTTATTGAAAAAGGATATGAAGTTCTTGATTTAGGAACTCACTCAACTGAATCAGTAGATTACCCAACTTTTGGACATGCTGTTGGACACGCTGTTGTTGATAAAAAAGCTGACTATGGAGTTCTTGTTTGTGGAACTGGTATTGGTATATCTATTGCTGCAAATAAAGTTCCTGGTGTAAGAGCTGCTCTTTGCACAAATACAACTATGGCTAGACTTACAAGAGAACACAACAATGCTAATATATTAGCTATGGGAGGAAGAATTGTTGGTGACGTTCTTGCTCTTGAAATGGTAGATATTTTCTTAGCTACTGAATTCCAAGGTGGAAGACACGAAAAAAGAGTAGATGCAATAGAAAATATTTAA
- a CDS encoding aminotransferase class I/II-fold pyridoxal phosphate-dependent enzyme has protein sequence MSKLDQSKTPLFSVLKNEYVGRDILPFHVPGHKRGKGVDKEFYDFMGNGPFSMDVTIFKMVDGLHQPKSCIKEAQELAADAYGVKKSFFAVNGTSGAIQAMIMSVMKAGDKILVPRNVHKSVSAGIILSGSEPIYMNPEIDEELGIAHGVRPQTVENMLKQHPDIKAVLIINPTYYGVATDIKKIADIVHSYDIPLIVDEAHGPHLHFHDDLPISAVDAGADMCTQSTHKIIGAMTQMSLLHVNSDRIDVNKVQQILSLLHTTSPSYPLMASLDCARRQIATEGTALLDKAIKLAKRFRSEVNKIPGMSCFGEEIVGREGVFAFDPTKVTVTAKELGLTGAELETLLVDDYNIQMELSDFYNVLGLITIGDTDESIDKFIAALKDISNRYYGKGNKIKRNIIRMPGIPEQVLIPREAFYSEKNTIPFKESAGKICGEMIMAYPPGIPIITPGERITEEIIEYVEDLKEAQLHIQGMADPELININVIEEEDAIYLYTEKMKSMMFGVPMNLGANKAGIEFGPDTLCEAFPDTFDEMEIIEVEKQKENFNEWNLKYKNTILNTCEKLATAVNEAVRDGYRPIVIGGDHSIALGSISGVSLEKEIGVIWIDAHGDMNTDESTITGNIHGMPLALLQGAGDRDLVNCFYEGAKIDSKNVVILGARDLDFKEREIIDQLGVKVIYHDEVLQKGLDNILEEIREYLQIDNLHISFDVDSVNPELAPGVSTPVRNGFTTDEIFQTFKYLFKNYSITSVDIVEFNPVNDKNDKTLKFVNELTEYVVNPD, from the coding sequence ATGTCAAAGCTAGACCAAAGTAAAACTCCACTATTCTCAGTGTTAAAAAATGAATATGTTGGTAGAGATATTCTTCCATTTCATGTTCCTGGACACAAAAGAGGAAAAGGAGTAGATAAAGAATTTTATGATTTTATGGGGAATGGACCTTTCTCCATGGATGTAACTATTTTTAAAATGGTAGATGGATTACACCAACCAAAAAGTTGTATAAAGGAAGCACAGGAACTGGCAGCAGATGCCTATGGTGTAAAGAAAAGTTTCTTTGCAGTAAATGGAACTTCAGGAGCAATTCAAGCAATGATTATGTCTGTAATGAAAGCTGGAGATAAAATTCTTGTTCCTAGAAATGTTCATAAATCAGTTTCAGCAGGAATTATTTTAAGTGGATCTGAACCTATTTATATGAACCCAGAGATTGATGAGGAGTTAGGAATAGCTCATGGTGTCAGACCTCAAACTGTTGAAAATATGTTAAAGCAACATCCAGATATTAAGGCTGTACTTATTATCAACCCAACTTACTATGGAGTTGCTACTGATATTAAAAAGATAGCTGATATTGTTCACAGCTATGATATTCCACTAATAGTAGATGAAGCTCATGGACCTCATCTTCACTTCCATGATGATCTACCTATTTCAGCAGTAGATGCTGGAGCAGATATGTGTACTCAAAGTACTCATAAGATCATTGGAGCTATGACTCAAATGTCACTTTTACATGTAAATTCAGATAGAATTGATGTAAATAAAGTTCAACAAATACTAAGTTTATTACATACAACTTCACCTTCATATCCTTTAATGGCATCATTAGATTGTGCTAGAAGACAAATAGCAACTGAAGGGACAGCTCTTTTAGATAAAGCTATTAAACTTGCTAAAAGATTTAGAAGTGAAGTAAATAAAATACCTGGAATGTCTTGTTTTGGTGAAGAGATTGTAGGAAGAGAAGGAGTATTCGCTTTTGACCCTACAAAAGTAACTGTTACAGCTAAAGAATTAGGACTTACAGGGGCAGAGTTAGAAACTCTACTTGTTGATGATTACAATATTCAAATGGAACTTTCAGACTTCTATAATGTTCTAGGGCTTATTACAATAGGAGATACTGATGAAAGTATAGATAAATTTATTGCAGCTCTTAAAGATATTAGCAATAGATACTATGGAAAAGGAAATAAAATTAAGAGAAATATAATTAGAATGCCAGGAATCCCTGAACAAGTTCTAATTCCAAGGGAAGCATTCTACAGTGAAAAGAATACTATTCCATTTAAAGAAAGTGCTGGTAAGATCTGTGGAGAGATGATAATGGCTTATCCACCTGGAATCCCTATTATCACTCCAGGAGAAAGAATTACTGAAGAGATTATTGAATATGTAGAAGATTTAAAAGAAGCTCAACTTCATATTCAAGGTATGGCAGATCCTGAATTAATTAATATCAATGTAATTGAAGAAGAAGACGCTATCTACCTATATACAGAAAAGATGAAGAGCATGATGTTTGGTGTGCCTATGAACTTAGGAGCAAACAAAGCTGGAATCGAGTTTGGACCAGATACATTATGTGAAGCATTCCCAGATACATTTGATGAGATGGAAATTATTGAAGTTGAAAAACAAAAAGAAAACTTCAATGAATGGAACTTAAAATATAAGAATACAATTCTTAACACTTGTGAAAAACTTGCAACTGCAGTAAATGAAGCTGTAAGAGATGGATATAGACCTATAGTTATTGGAGGAGACCACTCAATTGCTCTAGGAAGTATCTCAGGAGTTTCACTTGAAAAAGAGATTGGAGTTATCTGGATAGATGCTCATGGAGACATGAATACTGACGAGTCAACTATTACTGGAAATATCCATGGAATGCCTTTAGCACTATTACAAGGAGCAGGGGACAGAGATCTTGTAAACTGTTTCTATGAAGGGGCTAAAATAGATAGTAAAAATGTTGTTATACTAGGTGCAAGAGATCTTGACTTTAAAGAGAGAGAGATTATTGATCAACTTGGAGTAAAAGTAATCTATCACGATGAAGTACTACAAAAAGGACTTGATAATATCCTTGAAGAAATAAGAGAATACTTACAAATAGATAACCTTCACATCAGTTTTGACGTTGATTCAGTAAATCCTGAATTAGCACCAGGAGTAAGTACTCCAGTAAGAAATGGATTCACTACTGATGAGATCTTCCAAACATTTAAGTATCTATTTAAAAATTACTCAATCACATCTGTTGATATAGTAGAATTTAACCCAGTTAATGATAAAAATGATAAGACACTTAAGTTTGTAAACGAACTTACAGAATATGTTGTAAATCCAGATTAA
- a CDS encoding DJ-1/PfpI family protein, whose product MKKILILISQGVEILEVSPFIDIFGWNMVVGKKNTITTTTSIHDIIYCTWNLKIFPQLNLKKESIDLEEYDALVIPGGFGKAGFFNDMKDSIFKNIIQHFNEKNKIIIGVCTGVIPLGEAGILKGRKATTYLLDNERYFSQLEKYGAIPISEEIVEDENLITCSGPKNALETAFLLLEKFSDKENCNIVKKNMCF is encoded by the coding sequence ATGAAAAAAATTTTAATACTTATCTCACAAGGGGTTGAAATCCTTGAGGTATCTCCCTTTATTGACATTTTCGGCTGGAATATGGTTGTAGGAAAAAAGAACACTATAACTACTACAACTAGCATACATGATATAATATATTGTACATGGAATTTAAAAATTTTTCCACAACTAAATTTAAAAAAAGAGAGTATTGATCTTGAAGAGTATGATGCTTTAGTTATACCTGGTGGGTTTGGAAAGGCAGGTTTCTTCAATGATATGAAAGATTCTATCTTTAAAAATATAATTCAACATTTCAATGAAAAAAATAAAATAATTATAGGAGTTTGTACAGGAGTTATCCCTTTAGGAGAGGCTGGAATCTTAAAAGGAAGAAAGGCAACAACTTATCTACTAGATAATGAAAGATATTTCTCTCAATTAGAAAAATATGGTGCTATTCCAATAAGTGAGGAGATTGTAGAAGATGAAAATCTCATCACTTGTTCTGGACCGAAAAATGCTTTAGAAACAGCATTTCTACTTTTAGAAAAATTCAGTGACAAAGAAAATTGTAATATTGTGAAAAAAAATATGTGTTTTTAA
- a CDS encoding autotransporter domain-containing protein encodes MFKRKKLKHQVSLLFLTLSFFSYAEEEPICNNKEVKERIYVKEGETFYNNGVIQNNDSTGIQALKNSTVYNNKIISNKGDYGIEGEEALNIINNPNAIISNSGDVGIGLYDGNTITNRGRIENKGVHGIEGDNIVSVTNEDSGFINNYNDYGIKVVNGQKIINKGVIENIGNYGIRADHVTDVSNNEGAIIKNTGKYGIYLENSKSTNKGIISNGNNYGVYVKNSNFENSTSGKIENKGDYGVVIDEKSYGVNYGTIANEGDIGVQVENSGTFVNHGTISQKGKISILLGEGDNTLELGTDSKIKGVIEGNRGTDTLILSESPTSKTSKIDYQIKNFSNIAVKSGTWTLDNNLVLAVPDKYKDKNTAFSQPPFPINEMNGNFKIEKNRNLIMNIEISDLLTPTISTGTLLNEGTIIKRPIDSMYVTNDKQILIPTIYIKNVKNSNIGNIKIVNVAEGWEGKYNFDKNNGIIYLILNKLDESIINKNIVGGFYESIYNYPKSNIHQLNNLKVREKNYNFSREHIINKDYSENDFQLIGSHGKYYGSSWHPAYSYNSYGVNGESNFFINNNMVLGLNYDYIGSRVDYKDMANSKENIDSFILVGNLTYLNNNWLNTLQGGAGYSRHELKRYILDREDNFNKREIKGNYGSNLYSIGWESGYILGKDKKYLYPFVGIDYVWNRDNSYKEKQLINSDEDDYSLNIRKNKESSAIFKSGLKFSYFIIENININGDLQWLHREKNYRDNDANFIFKPNVHYTIPALKTSKDIQTLNLTTTYKSRFLTEYSLSLDSIINKKYIDTSVSIGIKYRF; translated from the coding sequence ATGTTTAAAAGAAAAAAACTGAAACACCAAGTATCTTTACTCTTTCTAACACTTTCTTTTTTTAGTTATGCTGAGGAGGAGCCAATTTGCAACAATAAAGAGGTTAAAGAAAGAATCTATGTTAAAGAAGGAGAGACTTTTTATAATAACGGAGTCATTCAAAATAATGATTCAACAGGAATACAAGCTTTAAAAAATTCTACTGTTTACAATAACAAGATTATCTCAAATAAAGGAGATTACGGCATTGAAGGAGAGGAAGCTTTAAATATTATCAATAACCCTAATGCTATTATCAGCAATAGTGGTGATGTTGGTATTGGTTTATATGATGGGAATACAATAACAAACAGAGGAAGAATAGAAAATAAAGGTGTTCATGGTATTGAAGGAGATAATATAGTATCTGTTACTAATGAAGATAGTGGTTTCATCAATAACTACAACGATTATGGAATCAAAGTAGTTAATGGACAAAAAATAATAAATAAAGGAGTAATAGAAAATATAGGAAATTATGGAATTCGTGCTGATCATGTTACTGATGTTTCAAATAATGAAGGGGCTATTATTAAAAATACTGGGAAATATGGAATTTATTTAGAAAATTCAAAGAGCACCAATAAAGGAATTATTAGTAATGGAAATAATTATGGCGTTTATGTTAAAAATAGTAATTTCGAAAATTCAACTTCTGGAAAGATAGAAAACAAAGGAGATTATGGAGTTGTAATTGATGAAAAAAGTTATGGTGTAAACTATGGCACTATTGCTAATGAAGGAGATATAGGAGTTCAAGTTGAAAATTCAGGAACTTTTGTTAATCATGGAACTATTTCTCAAAAAGGAAAAATTTCTATTCTTTTAGGTGAGGGAGATAATACTTTAGAACTAGGAACTGACTCAAAAATAAAAGGAGTTATTGAGGGGAACAGAGGAACTGATACTTTAATTTTATCAGAATCTCCTACTAGTAAAACTTCAAAAATAGATTATCAGATAAAAAATTTCTCAAATATTGCAGTAAAATCTGGAACATGGACTCTTGATAATAACCTTGTATTAGCTGTACCTGATAAATATAAAGATAAAAATACTGCATTTTCTCAACCTCCATTCCCCATTAATGAGATGAATGGAAATTTCAAAATAGAAAAAAATAGAAATTTAATTATGAATATAGAAATCAGTGATCTACTTACACCAACAATATCTACTGGAACTTTACTAAATGAAGGAACAATTATTAAAAGACCAATAGATTCTATGTATGTAACAAATGATAAACAAATTTTAATTCCTACTATTTATATTAAAAATGTTAAAAATAGTAATATTGGAAATATAAAAATAGTAAATGTTGCTGAAGGTTGGGAAGGAAAATATAATTTTGATAAAAATAATGGAATTATTTATTTAATTTTAAATAAACTTGATGAATCTATTATAAACAAAAACATTGTTGGTGGTTTCTATGAATCTATCTATAACTATCCAAAATCAAATATTCATCAATTAAACAATTTAAAAGTCAGAGAAAAAAATTACAATTTTAGTAGAGAACATATTATCAACAAAGATTATTCTGAAAATGATTTTCAATTAATTGGTAGTCATGGAAAGTATTATGGTAGTTCTTGGCATCCTGCCTACTCATATAACTCTTATGGAGTAAATGGAGAATCAAACTTTTTTATAAATAATAATATGGTTTTAGGATTAAACTATGACTATATTGGAAGTAGAGTAGATTATAAAGATATGGCTAATAGCAAAGAAAATATAGACTCTTTTATTCTTGTTGGAAATCTTACTTATCTAAATAATAATTGGTTAAATACCTTACAAGGTGGTGCTGGTTACTCAAGACATGAATTAAAAAGATATATTTTAGATAGAGAAGATAATTTTAATAAACGTGAAATCAAAGGTAACTATGGTTCAAATTTATACTCTATTGGATGGGAAAGTGGTTATATTTTAGGAAAAGATAAAAAATATCTATACCCCTTTGTAGGAATTGACTATGTTTGGAATAGAGATAATAGCTATAAGGAAAAACAACTAATAAATAGTGATGAAGATGATTACTCATTAAATATAAGAAAGAATAAAGAATCTAGTGCTATTTTTAAAAGTGGATTAAAATTTTCTTACTTTATAATAGAAAATATAAATATTAATGGAGATTTACAGTGGCTTCATAGAGAAAAAAATTATAGAGATAATGATGCTAACTTTATTTTTAAACCTAATGTACATTATACTATTCCAGCTTTAAAAACTTCAAAAGATATACAAACTTTAAATCTAACTACAACATATAAAAGCAGATTTTTAACTGAATATTCACTATCATTAGATAGTATTATTAATAAAAAATATATAGATACATCTGTTTCTATTGGAATAAAATATAGATTTTAA
- the pfkB gene encoding 1-phosphofructokinase yields the protein MIYTLTLNPAVDYYVVMKEFVEGSLNTAEEGYTLAGGKGINVSKVLKNFGKDSIALGFIGGFTGSFIKNDLKNCNISEKFIELEENTRINLKLKTEKKESEVAGKSPKISQENIVRLLEEIKNIKEDDILILSGSVPNTIDKGIYREIIGKLPKGTKVILDTRGESFTKALEKGVFLTKPNIDELSEFFQKRLEKIEEIVEAGKKLRAMGSENVIISMGKEGSILISEKGVYKGNAPKGKLISSVGAGDSMVAGVTYGLIDGKELEEAYKFGIASGSATAFSEGLTSFETMENLLKEIVIEKIG from the coding sequence ATGATCTATACATTAACTTTAAATCCTGCTGTTGATTATTATGTTGTAATGAAAGAGTTTGTTGAAGGAAGTTTAAATACAGCAGAAGAGGGATATACTTTAGCAGGAGGAAAGGGAATAAATGTTTCTAAGGTTTTAAAAAACTTTGGAAAAGATAGTATAGCTCTTGGTTTTATTGGTGGTTTTACAGGTAGTTTTATAAAAAATGATCTAAAAAATTGTAATATAAGTGAAAAATTTATAGAGCTAGAAGAGAATACAAGAATAAATTTAAAACTAAAAACAGAAAAAAAAGAGAGTGAAGTAGCTGGAAAATCTCCTAAGATAAGTCAAGAGAATATAGTAAGATTGTTAGAAGAGATAAAGAATATTAAAGAAGATGATATTTTAATATTATCAGGAAGTGTTCCAAATACAATAGACAAGGGAATCTATAGGGAGATAATAGGGAAGTTACCAAAAGGAACAAAAGTAATACTAGATACAAGAGGAGAATCATTTACAAAGGCATTAGAAAAAGGGGTATTTTTAACAAAGCCAAATATTGATGAACTGTCAGAATTTTTTCAAAAGAGATTAGAAAAAATAGAAGAAATTGTAGAAGCTGGGAAAAAGTTAAGGGCTATGGGAAGCGAAAATGTTATTATTTCAATGGGTAAAGAAGGATCAATACTGATAAGTGAAAAGGGAGTATATAAGGGAAATGCTCCTAAAGGAAAATTAATAAGCTCTGTTGGTGCAGGGGATTCAATGGTGGCAGGAGTTACATATGGGCTTATAGATGGAAAAGAGTTAGAAGAAGCATACAAATTTGGGATAGCATCAGGAAGTGCCACAGCATTTTCAGAAGGGTTGACATCATTTGAAACAATGGAAAATTTATTAAAAGAGATTGTAATAGAGAAAATAGGGTAG